One Methanoculleus sp. 7T genomic window carries:
- a CDS encoding cation-translocating P-type ATPase → MPEPGVCLFQLRIFRAGVPAGGKPLPDWYTLTPEEVRRELGTGPAGLSAKEAAERLQRYGENALREEARETPLQVFLRQFKSILIAILVIAAAVSFLVGEPQDAVAILIIVVLNAVLGFSQEWQAGKAIEALKKMLVQRAVVVRDGEQSEVDASVVVPGDLVVLEMGERVPADLSILEATSLQVDEAPLTGESAPADKEPGPLPPGTELAERSNMVFAGTTVVNGRGRGVAVATGMETEFGKIAGLSQLVTAEATPLSRQMDVLGRDIGVIAVGIAVLAVAVGLLQQRELLEMFLIGVSLAVAVIPEGLPAVVTLTLAIGIKNMMRRNCLIRRLSASETLGAVSVICTDKTGTLTRNEMTVVRVRTPDAEAAVTGTGYAPEGEFLLDGRAVDPQGYPGLARFLRTVLLCNHATLAGDGEGEWRIFGTPTEGALVVAAAKAGLSREDAPEAAGEFSFNSTRKRMTIIYREEDGDVAYVKGAPEVLLDRSSRVFLEGSAVPLTADLRDRIRQKVAEYASGGLRVLGAAYRPLPADLPRTAETVEDDLIFLGFAGILDPPRPEAAEAIRLCRSAGIDVVMITGDNPLTAYAVARDLGLSSEGALVGADLEALADDELERRLRTTKVLSRVTAEHKLRVIDILSRERAVIAMTGDGVNDAPALKKANIGIAMGIKGTDVAKESSDMVLVDDNFASIVAGVEEGRREYDNIARFTRYLLSSNIGEIVAIVGGLLAGLPLVLIPAQILWINLITDGLTALALGLEPAEQDVMQRRPRDPGEPILTRTAFLVILVLGAWLGLLTLYVFSGLYHIDLDRARTMAFSGLIIFELYNVLNFRSFRFPLHRIGFFSNPTLLYAILGSLALQVLVVYVPVFQTFLGTAPLTLADWGLLALLGLPVLLAGEVYKALRVRGAVEAG, encoded by the coding sequence GTGCCGGAACCGGGGGTATGCCTGTTCCAACTCCGGATCTTTCGGGCCGGCGTGCCGGCGGGAGGGAAGCCTCTGCCTGACTGGTATACCCTCACCCCCGAGGAGGTCCGGCGGGAACTCGGCACCGGTCCTGCGGGCCTGTCCGCGAAGGAGGCGGCGGAGAGGTTGCAGCGCTACGGGGAGAACGCCCTCCGAGAAGAAGCCCGGGAGACTCCCCTCCAGGTCTTCCTGCGCCAGTTCAAGAGTATCCTGATCGCCATCCTGGTCATCGCCGCGGCGGTCTCGTTCCTCGTCGGCGAGCCCCAAGATGCCGTTGCCATTCTTATCATCGTCGTCCTGAACGCGGTTCTCGGGTTCTCGCAGGAGTGGCAGGCCGGGAAGGCGATTGAGGCGCTCAAAAAGATGCTCGTCCAGCGGGCCGTGGTCGTCCGCGACGGGGAGCAATCGGAGGTCGATGCATCTGTGGTCGTTCCCGGAGACCTCGTCGTCCTTGAGATGGGGGAGCGGGTGCCCGCCGACCTCTCGATCCTCGAGGCGACGTCGCTCCAGGTCGACGAGGCGCCGCTGACCGGGGAGTCGGCACCCGCCGATAAAGAGCCGGGTCCGCTTCCCCCCGGGACCGAGCTTGCCGAGCGGAGCAACATGGTTTTTGCCGGCACGACGGTCGTCAACGGCCGGGGGCGGGGTGTGGCGGTCGCCACCGGGATGGAGACGGAGTTTGGGAAGATCGCGGGGCTCTCCCAGTTAGTCACGGCGGAAGCGACGCCGCTCTCCCGGCAGATGGACGTCCTCGGCCGGGATATCGGGGTGATCGCCGTCGGTATCGCGGTGCTCGCGGTCGCCGTCGGCCTCCTGCAGCAGCGGGAACTCTTGGAGATGTTCCTCATCGGGGTCTCGCTTGCGGTGGCGGTGATCCCTGAGGGCCTCCCGGCGGTCGTGACGCTGACGCTCGCCATCGGGATCAAGAACATGATGCGGAGGAACTGCCTCATCCGCCGCCTCTCGGCATCGGAGACGCTCGGTGCGGTCTCGGTGATCTGCACCGACAAGACCGGGACGCTCACCCGGAACGAGATGACGGTCGTCCGGGTGAGGACCCCCGATGCCGAGGCGGCGGTGACCGGGACCGGCTACGCTCCCGAGGGGGAGTTCCTCCTCGACGGCCGGGCGGTCGACCCCCAAGGTTATCCGGGGCTTGCGCGGTTTCTCCGAACCGTGCTCCTCTGCAACCATGCTACCCTCGCAGGCGACGGAGAAGGCGAGTGGCGGATCTTCGGCACCCCGACCGAGGGGGCGCTCGTCGTCGCGGCGGCGAAGGCCGGGCTCTCCCGCGAGGATGCACCGGAGGCGGCGGGTGAGTTCTCGTTCAACTCCACCCGGAAGCGGATGACGATCATCTACCGAGAAGAGGATGGGGACGTCGCCTACGTGAAGGGGGCCCCGGAGGTTCTCCTCGACCGCTCGTCACGGGTGTTCCTCGAGGGTTCGGCCGTGCCGCTCACCGCCGACCTCCGCGATAGAATCCGGCAGAAGGTCGCTGAGTATGCGTCCGGCGGGCTCCGGGTGCTTGGGGCGGCATACCGCCCGCTCCCGGCCGATCTTCCCCGGACGGCGGAGACGGTGGAGGACGACCTGATATTCCTTGGGTTTGCCGGGATTCTCGACCCACCGCGCCCCGAGGCGGCGGAGGCGATCCGGCTCTGCAGGAGTGCCGGGATCGACGTGGTCATGATCACCGGAGACAACCCGCTGACCGCCTATGCCGTCGCTCGGGACCTCGGTCTCTCAAGTGAAGGGGCGCTCGTCGGGGCTGACCTTGAGGCTTTGGCCGACGACGAACTCGAACGCCGTCTCCGGACGACGAAGGTGCTCTCTCGGGTCACGGCCGAGCACAAACTCCGGGTGATCGATATCCTCTCCCGGGAGAGGGCGGTCATTGCGATGACCGGCGACGGGGTCAACGACGCCCCGGCTCTGAAGAAGGCGAACATCGGGATAGCCATGGGCATCAAGGGGACGGACGTGGCGAAGGAGTCGAGCGACATGGTGCTCGTCGACGACAACTTCGCAAGCATCGTCGCCGGCGTCGAGGAGGGGAGGCGGGAGTACGACAACATCGCCAGGTTCACCCGCTACCTCCTCTCCTCGAACATCGGGGAGATCGTCGCGATCGTCGGCGGGCTTCTGGCGGGGCTGCCGCTGGTCCTCATCCCGGCCCAGATCCTCTGGATCAACCTGATCACCGACGGCCTGACGGCCCTTGCGCTCGGCCTCGAACCGGCCGAGCAGGACGTCATGCAACGGCGGCCGCGGGACCCGGGAGAGCCGATCCTTACGCGGACCGCATTCCTCGTCATCCTTGTCCTCGGGGCGTGGCTCGGGCTGCTCACCCTCTACGTCTTCTCCGGCCTCTACCATATCGACCTCGACCGGGCGCGGACGATGGCGTTTTCCGGGTTGATCATCTTCGAACTCTACAACGTCCTGAACTTCCGGTCGTTCCGGTTCCCTCTCCACCGGATAGGGTTCTTCTCGAACCCCACTCTGCTGTATGCCATTCTCGGGAGCCTCGCCCTCCAGGTGCTGGTGGTCTACGTCCCGGTCTTCCAGACCTTCCTTGGGACCGCACCGTTGACCCTCGCCGACTGGGGCTTGCTCGCCCTCCTCGGGCTCCCGGTCCTCCTTGCAGGGGAGGTCTACAAGGCCCTTCGGGTGCGGGGCGCCGTGGAAGCGGGCTGA
- a CDS encoding type 1 glutamine amidotransferase domain-containing protein, with product MSRIAVLITDMFEDVEYTQPAEAFRKAGHELVHVGLSAGETVHGKKEQTPVAIDRSASDVSVDGFDALFIPGGYSPDKLRAHDAPVEFVRQFVKSGKPVLAICHAPQLLITAQVLEGRKITGWKSVAQDIKNAGAEYINREVVVDGNLVSSRKPDDIPAFIEASLEKLRETGGEKAKVAAAEQR from the coding sequence ATGAGCAGAATAGCGGTCCTGATCACGGATATGTTCGAGGATGTCGAGTACACACAACCTGCAGAGGCGTTCCGGAAGGCCGGCCACGAACTTGTCCACGTCGGCCTCTCTGCAGGAGAGACCGTACACGGGAAGAAGGAGCAGACACCGGTCGCCATCGACCGGTCGGCCTCCGACGTATCGGTGGACGGCTTCGATGCGCTCTTCATACCGGGAGGCTACTCGCCCGACAAACTCCGCGCCCACGACGCGCCCGTGGAGTTCGTGCGACAGTTCGTAAAGAGCGGCAAACCGGTCCTCGCCATATGCCACGCGCCCCAACTCCTGATCACCGCACAGGTTCTTGAGGGGCGCAAGATTACCGGCTGGAAGTCGGTCGCTCAGGATATCAAGAACGCCGGTGCGGAGTACATCAACCGGGAGGTGGTGGTCGACGGCAACCTTGTCTCGAGCAGGAAGCCGGACGATATCCCCGCGTTCATCGAGGCCTCACTTGAAAAATTGAGAGAGACCGGGGGAGAGAAAGCGAAGGTCGCGGCTGCAGAGCAGCGGTGA
- a CDS encoding HEAT repeat domain-containing protein yields MRLTEPAWGRVAIIVLITALSVLLSLAAQALFGTEIAYTSLFYLAIIPAAFWYPRRAIYVGLLFAAFDIAVGYIFNSVGPATLFQAGMLVVVAYLLGYLFEAAGRRHGKEETAGRHLRVGEHGPEAPACDRDTKRLIARLSNRNPDARYRAAECLGEAGEVAAVGPLAALLRDPESGVRWKATEALGKLGSPAVGPLTESLRSENVDVRWMAAVALGDIGDSEAVPALMEALNDEDAYVRSRAALALGAIGEPARERLIASLSTGNGRVRWGAALGLGKIGGESAVDALIGALHDPDTEVRQRAASALGDIGEPALPSLIEALRRHDADLRQGVVAALGQVGRPALPSLLAALRTGDDPHIRAGAAAALGEIGDPRSVDALIESLDDEHEEVRAAAREALGSIRKT; encoded by the coding sequence ATGAGACTCACGGAACCGGCATGGGGCAGAGTTGCGATCATCGTCCTGATCACGGCGCTCTCCGTTCTCTTGAGCCTCGCCGCTCAGGCTCTTTTCGGCACCGAGATCGCGTATACGAGCCTCTTCTACCTGGCGATCATCCCGGCTGCGTTCTGGTACCCGAGACGCGCCATATACGTAGGGCTGCTGTTCGCGGCGTTCGATATTGCAGTCGGATACATCTTCAACTCAGTGGGTCCCGCTACGCTCTTCCAGGCAGGAATGCTCGTCGTCGTCGCCTACCTCCTCGGCTACCTCTTCGAGGCCGCAGGAAGGCGGCACGGTAAGGAGGAGACCGCCGGCCGGCACCTCCGCGTCGGTGAGCACGGTCCCGAGGCACCCGCATGCGACCGGGATACCAAGAGGCTGATCGCCCGGTTATCGAACCGAAACCCGGATGCCCGCTACCGGGCGGCCGAATGCCTCGGCGAGGCCGGGGAGGTCGCTGCAGTCGGGCCCCTCGCCGCCCTCCTTCGCGATCCGGAGAGCGGCGTCCGCTGGAAGGCGACGGAAGCGCTCGGGAAACTCGGTTCTCCGGCCGTCGGGCCGCTCACGGAGAGTCTACGAAGCGAGAACGTGGATGTCAGGTGGATGGCCGCTGTCGCCCTCGGCGATATCGGCGACTCTGAGGCGGTCCCGGCACTGATGGAAGCGCTCAACGATGAGGATGCCTACGTCCGGAGCAGGGCGGCCCTCGCGCTCGGGGCGATCGGCGAGCCCGCACGCGAGAGGCTCATAGCCAGCCTCTCGACCGGGAACGGGCGGGTCCGGTGGGGTGCGGCGCTGGGGCTCGGGAAGATCGGGGGGGAGAGCGCCGTCGATGCCCTCATCGGTGCGCTCCACGACCCCGACACGGAGGTGCGGCAACGGGCCGCGAGTGCGCTCGGGGATATCGGCGAGCCTGCTCTACCCTCCTTGATCGAGGCGCTCCGGAGACACGATGCGGACTTGCGGCAGGGGGTCGTCGCCGCCCTCGGCCAGGTAGGAAGACCTGCCCTCCCCTCGCTCCTTGCGGCGCTCCGGACCGGCGACGACCCGCACATCCGCGCAGGAGCGGCGGCCGCCCTCGGGGAGATCGGTGATCCCCGGTCGGTCGACGCCCTGATCGAATCTCTGGACGACGAGCACGAGGAGGTGCGGGCTGCTGCCCGGGAGGCACTCGGGAGTATCAGGAAGACATAA